From the genome of Microbispora sp. ZYX-F-249, one region includes:
- a CDS encoding MFS transporter, whose product MSGRWWALVAVSLATFMTYLDNNVVNVALPTIQRNLALTISGLEWIVSAYILVFAGLLLAGGRLADVFGPRTAFFTGLTVFTLASVAAGLAGSQETLIAARAVQGLGAALVTPSTLALLPRIFPDPRERATAVGVWSAVGALALAIGPLTGGFLSENADWGWIFLINLPIGVVAAVIGLRSIRVERATSGRMSLDLPGLGTSAVALFALTYALIEGESRGWTSAPILGAFAAFAVAAVAFLIVESRTAQPMIDLSLFRERVFSGGLLSMGLWSFGVFGIYFFTALYLQSALGFSPTEAGAGFVPMALLMAVIASVSPRIAERFGSAGTVAVGLGLMAVAIGGLSSAGEGSHYGDLLPWFLLYGAGAGLLVPLTNVVLGAMPPARAGVASGVLNVSREVFGLLGITILGAILSARQSAVGGAPLHAFLEAYRFTLLIAAAIVLVGVPVSVYSLRRGRAAADVTEPAEPAVAEPVA is encoded by the coding sequence ATGTCCGGACGGTGGTGGGCGCTGGTCGCGGTGTCGCTCGCGACTTTCATGACCTACCTGGACAACAACGTGGTCAACGTGGCCCTGCCGACGATCCAGCGGAACCTGGCGCTGACGATCTCCGGGCTGGAGTGGATCGTGAGCGCGTACATCCTGGTGTTCGCGGGCCTGCTGCTCGCGGGCGGGCGCCTGGCGGACGTCTTCGGCCCCCGGACCGCGTTCTTCACGGGCCTGACGGTCTTCACGCTCGCGTCGGTGGCGGCGGGCCTCGCCGGCAGCCAGGAGACGCTGATCGCCGCGCGGGCGGTGCAGGGGCTCGGCGCCGCGCTGGTGACGCCGTCGACACTGGCGTTGCTGCCGCGGATCTTCCCCGACCCGCGCGAGCGGGCGACGGCCGTCGGCGTCTGGAGCGCGGTCGGCGCTCTGGCTCTCGCGATCGGCCCGCTCACCGGCGGGTTCCTCAGCGAGAACGCCGACTGGGGCTGGATCTTCCTGATCAACCTGCCGATCGGCGTGGTCGCGGCCGTGATCGGCCTGCGTTCGATCAGGGTCGAGCGGGCGACGTCCGGGCGGATGTCCCTCGACCTGCCCGGCCTGGGCACCTCCGCCGTGGCGCTGTTCGCCCTCACCTACGCGCTCATCGAGGGCGAGTCGCGTGGGTGGACCTCGGCGCCGATCCTCGGGGCGTTCGCGGCCTTCGCGGTGGCCGCCGTCGCGTTCCTGATCGTCGAGTCCCGCACCGCGCAGCCGATGATCGACCTCAGCCTGTTCCGTGAGCGGGTCTTCAGCGGCGGCCTGCTGTCGATGGGCCTGTGGTCGTTCGGCGTCTTCGGCATCTACTTCTTCACCGCCCTCTACCTGCAGAGCGCGCTCGGGTTCTCCCCGACCGAGGCGGGCGCGGGGTTCGTGCCGATGGCCCTGCTCATGGCGGTGATCGCGAGCGTCTCTCCGCGGATCGCCGAGCGCTTCGGCAGCGCGGGCACGGTCGCCGTCGGCCTCGGCCTGATGGCGGTGGCCATCGGCGGGCTGTCGAGCGCGGGCGAGGGCTCCCACTACGGCGACCTGCTCCCCTGGTTCCTGCTGTACGGCGCGGGCGCCGGTCTGCTCGTCCCCCTGACGAACGTGGTGCTGGGCGCGATGCCCCCCGCGCGGGCCGGTGTGGCCTCGGGCGTGCTCAACGTCTCCCGCGAGGTCTTCGGCCTGCTCGGCATCACGATCCTGGGGGCGATCCTGAGCGCCAGGCAGAGCGCGGTCGGCGGGGCTCCGCTGCACGCCTTCCTGGAGGCCTACCGGTTCACGCTGCTGATCGCGGCGGCGATCGTGCTGGTCGGCGTCCCGGTCAGCGTGTACTCCCTGCGCCGCGGCCGGGCCGCGGCCGACGTCACCGAGCCCGCCGAGCCGGCCGTGGCCGAGCCGGTCGCCTGA
- the bldC gene encoding developmental transcriptional regulator BldC, with the protein MSARTPEAEPLLTPAEVATMFRVDPKTVTRWAKAGKLTSIRTLGGHRRYRETEVRALLAGIPQQRSE; encoded by the coding sequence ATGTCAGCTCGTACACCCGAGGCCGAGCCACTGCTCACCCCGGCGGAGGTCGCCACGATGTTCCGCGTCGACCCCAAGACCGTGACGCGGTGGGCGAAGGCGGGCAAGTTGACGTCCATCCGCACCCTCGGCGGTCACCGGCGCTACCGGGAGACCGAGGTCCGGGCGCTGCTCGCGGGGATTCCGCAGCAGCGGTCCGAGTAG
- a CDS encoding Leu/Phe/Val dehydrogenase, which translates to MTDVFGLSHKDSGSGDDANPVQPVRHEQVVFCSDERSGLYAIIAIYSTALGPGLGGTRFYPYESEQAALADVLNLSRAMAYKNALAGLDHGGAKAVIIGDPATDKSEALLRAYGRFVQSLGGRYYTACDVGTYSEDMDVVARECSYVTGRTQAHGGAGDSSILTAFGVFQGMRAAADHVYGASSLSGRRVGVEGVGKVGHRLVDHLVEDGAEVVICDVDERAVERVRQRHPAVEVVPDAATLAASDIDVYAPCALGGALDDETVPRLTARIVCGGANNQLAHPGVEKQLAERGILYAPDYVVNSGGVIQVADEIEGFDMDRARARAARIFDTTLKIFRSAEEEGVPPAVAADRLAERRMSEIGRLRGIWLRR; encoded by the coding sequence GTGACCGACGTTTTCGGGCTGTCCCACAAGGACTCCGGCTCGGGCGACGACGCGAACCCCGTCCAGCCGGTGCGACACGAGCAGGTCGTCTTCTGCTCCGACGAGCGAAGCGGCCTCTACGCCATCATCGCGATCTACAGCACCGCCCTCGGACCGGGGCTCGGCGGCACCCGGTTCTATCCCTACGAGAGCGAGCAGGCCGCGCTCGCCGACGTGCTCAACCTCTCGCGGGCCATGGCCTACAAGAACGCGCTGGCCGGCCTCGACCACGGGGGCGCCAAGGCCGTCATCATCGGCGACCCCGCCACCGACAAGAGCGAGGCCCTGCTGCGGGCCTACGGCAGGTTCGTCCAGTCGCTGGGCGGGCGCTACTACACCGCCTGCGACGTGGGCACCTACAGCGAGGACATGGACGTGGTGGCGCGCGAGTGCTCCTACGTCACCGGCCGCACCCAGGCCCACGGCGGCGCCGGCGACTCCTCCATCCTCACCGCGTTCGGCGTGTTCCAGGGCATGCGGGCCGCCGCCGACCATGTGTACGGCGCCTCCTCCCTGAGCGGCAGGCGGGTCGGGGTCGAGGGGGTCGGCAAGGTCGGCCACCGCCTGGTCGACCACCTGGTCGAGGACGGGGCCGAGGTCGTGATCTGCGACGTCGACGAGCGGGCCGTCGAGCGGGTGCGGCAGCGCCACCCCGCGGTCGAGGTCGTGCCCGACGCCGCCACGCTCGCGGCGTCCGACATCGACGTGTACGCGCCCTGCGCCCTCGGCGGCGCGCTGGACGACGAGACCGTCCCCCGGCTCACGGCGAGGATCGTCTGCGGCGGCGCCAACAATCAGCTCGCCCACCCCGGCGTCGAGAAGCAGCTCGCCGAGCGGGGCATCCTGTACGCGCCGGACTACGTCGTGAACTCGGGCGGGGTCATCCAGGTGGCCGACGAGATCGAGGGCTTCGACATGGATCGGGCCCGCGCGCGGGCCGCGAGGATCTTCGACACGACCTTGAAGATCTTCCGCTCCGCCGAGGAGGAAGGCGTCCCTCCCGCGGTCGCAGCGGATAGGCTGGCAGAGCGGAGAATGTCAGAAATCGGTCGGCTAAGGGGTATTTGGCTCCGGCGCTGA
- a CDS encoding MFS transporter — protein MADNPPEPGSAEHANALRYAWMVCSVTGLGLVLIGLSSSTLNVALPSVVRHFEAGPPASSWILLAHLLISTATLVFFGRVADLLGRRKVYLVGFALFTGASLLAGVAPDVGVLIALRAVQGLGAAMILANGTVIVTAAFPPDRLSQGMGVYMATLSVAQLAGPTLGGLIADTLGWRWIFWINVPAGVVALAWGAAVLRKVPAGPRQSVDVLGNLIVFAALSAVLVAISQGEPLPGVAAAALVPALFAVERRARNPVLNLTLFGGRMLLFANLASFANALARSSLILLAGLYFQAARGADALAAGVGVLPVPVGMTLASPLAGALGRRVSPYALSVGGCALSASGLLVLTLAAGPATPYWVIGAGLFLCGCGSGAFLTGNTTQVMGALPEESRGVVNGFRLMVMNVGVVLSVATTLSVLTASVAPALRAQVYAGTLSRVSPDALRQLMGGFRTTYLVLFCVALLGVLFAATASTPDIRRSRPNA, from the coding sequence ATGGCCGACAACCCCCCGGAACCCGGCTCTGCCGAGCATGCGAACGCCCTCCGGTACGCGTGGATGGTCTGCTCCGTCACCGGGCTCGGTCTCGTGCTCATCGGGCTCAGTTCCAGCACGCTGAACGTCGCTCTCCCCTCGGTCGTCCGGCACTTCGAGGCCGGGCCGCCGGCGTCGAGCTGGATCCTGCTCGCGCACCTGCTGATCAGCACCGCGACGCTGGTGTTCTTCGGCCGCGTCGCGGACCTGCTCGGCAGGCGGAAGGTCTACCTCGTCGGCTTCGCCCTCTTCACCGGCGCGTCGCTGCTCGCCGGGGTCGCACCCGACGTCGGCGTCCTCATCGCCTTGCGGGCGGTCCAGGGACTCGGCGCGGCCATGATCCTGGCCAACGGCACGGTGATCGTCACCGCCGCCTTCCCGCCCGACAGGCTCAGCCAGGGGATGGGCGTCTACATGGCCACGCTCTCGGTGGCCCAGCTCGCCGGGCCGACCCTCGGCGGCCTGATCGCGGACACGCTCGGCTGGCGGTGGATCTTCTGGATCAACGTCCCTGCGGGGGTGGTCGCGCTCGCCTGGGGCGCGGCGGTGCTGCGGAAGGTCCCGGCCGGTCCCCGGCAGTCCGTGGACGTGCTGGGCAACCTGATCGTGTTCGCCGCCCTGTCGGCCGTACTGGTCGCGATCAGTCAGGGCGAGCCGTTGCCCGGCGTGGCCGCCGCCGCGCTCGTCCCCGCGCTGTTCGCGGTGGAGCGCAGGGCCCGCAACCCGGTGCTCAACCTCACGTTGTTCGGCGGGCGCATGCTGCTGTTCGCCAATTTGGCGTCGTTCGCGAACGCGCTGGCGCGCTCGTCGCTGATCCTGCTCGCCGGGCTCTACTTCCAGGCCGCGCGCGGCGCCGACGCGCTGGCCGCCGGTGTGGGCGTGCTGCCGGTCCCCGTGGGCATGACCCTCGCCTCTCCCCTGGCGGGGGCGCTGGGCCGCCGGGTGAGCCCGTACGCGTTGTCGGTGGGAGGATGCGCGCTCTCGGCGTCGGGACTGCTCGTCCTCACGCTCGCGGCCGGCCCGGCCACGCCGTACTGGGTGATCGGCGCCGGGCTCTTCCTTTGCGGGTGCGGCAGCGGCGCCTTCCTCACCGGCAACACGACGCAGGTCATGGGCGCGCTGCCCGAGGAGAGCCGGGGGGTGGTGAACGGCTTCCGGCTGATGGTCATGAACGTCGGCGTCGTGCTCAGCGTGGCGACGACGCTGAGCGTGCTGACCGCATCCGTCGCGCCGGCGCTGCGCGCCCAGGTCTACGCCGGGACGCTGTCACGGGTGTCCCCCGACGCGCTGCGACAGCTCATGGGCGGGTTCCGCACCACCTATCTCGTGCTGTTCTGCGTCGCGCTGCTCGGCGTCCTCTTCGCGGCCACCGCCTCGACCCCGGACATCAGGAGATCCAGGCCGAACGCGTAG
- a CDS encoding TetR family transcriptional regulator: MANAERLSRLSLVEKAVELADAESLESVTVRRLAQELGVTPMALYWHVKNKDQLFVCLADHLLAQVTPEFDPAAPWNVRLRVMVEALIGVMRRHRYMPGLFARVEKQELASFNRATDTALELLSQAGFTLREGYAVSTYLLHGAMALVENEPGCPGASSAAEAAESRRQRRLTLERLPAGEFPRIVEYAKAMEEEPDLDAYYAFGLDLLMSGVEAVAAKRTPSSATQNSTR; encoded by the coding sequence ATGGCGAACGCGGAGCGGCTGAGCCGCCTGAGTCTGGTCGAGAAGGCCGTGGAGCTGGCCGACGCCGAGAGCCTGGAGTCGGTCACCGTGCGGCGGCTCGCCCAGGAGCTCGGGGTGACGCCGATGGCTCTCTACTGGCACGTCAAGAACAAGGACCAGTTGTTCGTCTGTCTCGCCGACCATCTGCTCGCCCAGGTCACTCCCGAGTTCGACCCGGCGGCGCCGTGGAACGTGCGGCTGCGGGTGATGGTCGAGGCGCTGATCGGGGTGATGCGGCGGCACCGGTACATGCCGGGGCTGTTCGCGAGGGTCGAGAAGCAGGAGCTGGCGAGCTTCAACCGCGCGACCGACACCGCGCTCGAGCTGCTCTCCCAGGCGGGTTTCACGTTGCGTGAGGGCTACGCCGTCTCCACCTACCTGCTGCACGGCGCCATGGCCCTGGTCGAGAACGAGCCCGGCTGCCCCGGCGCGTCCAGCGCGGCGGAGGCGGCCGAGTCGCGCCGGCAGAGGCGGCTGACCCTGGAGCGGCTCCCCGCCGGCGAGTTCCCCCGGATCGTCGAATACGCCAAGGCGATGGAGGAGGAGCCCGACCTCGACGCCTACTACGCGTTCGGCCTGGATCTCCTGATGTCCGGGGTCGAGGCGGTGGCCGCGAAGAGGACGCCGAGCAGCGCGACGCAGAACAGCACGAGATAG
- a CDS encoding TetR/AcrR family transcriptional regulator, whose protein sequence is MGATRQAEDGARPARRRLSVDRRREELIAAALELFSRHDAEDVSIDDVAASAGASRALVYHYFGGKQELYVAALRSAAAELQARLQPQGEGGPLEQLSSGLTRYFDFVEEHAAGFAALLRGGPANRAGEIGEIVDGVRQRMLRMIVHQMGVDAPGPALRVTLRSWVASVETAGLDWLEHRDMRRAELERLLVDQMVALLRTASGHDPGVRVLLETLLPATNREAVP, encoded by the coding sequence GTGGGTGCCACACGCCAAGCGGAAGACGGTGCACGGCCGGCGCGCCGCAGGCTCAGCGTCGACCGGCGGCGGGAGGAGCTCATCGCCGCCGCGCTCGAGCTGTTCAGCAGGCACGACGCCGAGGACGTCTCGATCGACGACGTGGCGGCTTCCGCGGGCGCGTCGCGGGCGCTCGTCTACCACTACTTCGGCGGCAAGCAGGAGCTCTACGTGGCGGCCCTGCGCAGCGCGGCGGCCGAGCTGCAGGCACGGTTACAGCCGCAGGGCGAGGGCGGGCCGCTGGAGCAGCTCAGCTCGGGGCTGACGCGATACTTCGACTTCGTCGAGGAGCACGCGGCCGGCTTCGCCGCGTTGCTCAGGGGCGGCCCGGCCAATCGCGCCGGGGAGATCGGCGAGATCGTCGACGGGGTGCGCCAGCGTATGCTGCGCATGATCGTGCATCAGATGGGGGTCGACGCGCCCGGTCCGGCGTTGCGCGTCACGCTGAGGTCGTGGGTCGCCTCGGTGGAGACGGCCGGCCTCGACTGGCTGGAGCACCGTGACATGAGGCGGGCCGAGCTGGAGCGCCTGCTGGTGGACCAGATGGTCGCGCTCCTGCGGACGGCGAGCGGGCACGATCCCGGGGTGCGGGTGCTGCTGGAGACCCTGCTGCCCGCCACGAACCGTGAGGCGGTTCCCTGA
- a CDS encoding RNA polymerase sigma factor — protein MDDEPSARFEAVYRETYGRLTAYAVRRCDSPQDAADVVAEVYTVAWRRVNDLPEGDEAVLWLYGVARNVVANHRRGEIRRQARSAELDAEMADLYGDSPESGVELAAIGEAFRSLSDDDRELLSLVAWEGLGRDEIATALGLSRNAVRIRLYRARRRFSRALAEAGVHLTSRSRLTPAGRPL, from the coding sequence GTGGATGACGAACCGTCGGCAAGGTTCGAGGCCGTTTACCGGGAGACGTACGGCCGGCTCACGGCGTACGCGGTCCGCCGCTGCGACTCGCCGCAGGACGCGGCCGACGTGGTGGCCGAGGTCTACACCGTCGCCTGGCGGCGCGTGAACGACTTACCCGAGGGGGACGAGGCCGTCCTGTGGTTGTACGGCGTGGCCCGCAACGTGGTGGCCAACCACCGCAGGGGTGAGATACGCCGCCAGGCCCGCAGCGCGGAGCTGGACGCCGAGATGGCCGACCTGTACGGAGACTCCCCCGAGAGCGGGGTCGAGCTGGCCGCGATCGGCGAGGCGTTCCGGAGCCTGTCCGACGACGACCGCGAGCTGCTGTCGCTGGTGGCGTGGGAGGGGCTGGGCCGCGACGAGATCGCCACCGCGCTCGGCCTGTCGCGCAACGCCGTACGCATCCGGCTCTACCGCGCCCGACGGCGCTTTTCCCGGGCGCTCGCCGAGGCGGGCGTCCATCTCACGTCACGCAGCCGGCTGACGCCGGCGGGGAGGCCGCTGTGA
- the purF gene encoding amidophosphoribosyltransferase: MLKGDGRLGHDLDPQDRAPKDACGVFGVWAPGEDVSKLTYYGLYALQHRGQESAGIAVSEGSRILVYKDMGLVAQVFDESILGTLRGHLSIGHCRYSTTGSSVWENAQPTLSSTDGGGLALAHNGNLINTAQLSERLAPGSTRATTDTEVLTALLAQDSSRPVEDVAAELLPEIKGAYSLVWMNETTLFAARDPQGIRPLVLGRLERGWVVASETAALDIVGASFIREIEPGELLTIDERGVRSRRFAPAEPKGCLFEYVYLARPDTTIAGRGVQSTRVEVGRVLAREYPVEADLVIPTPESGTPAAIGYAEQSGIPYGQGLVKNSYVGRTFIQPSQTIRQLGIRLKLNPLREVIEGKRLVVVDDSIVRGNTQRAIVKMLREAGATEVHVRISSPPVAWPCFYGIDFATRAELIAGSLSVEEIRASLGADSLGYISLDGLTRATTLPADRLCRACFTGEYPIPIEDDRVGKFVLEAQR; encoded by the coding sequence GTGTTGAAGGGCGACGGCCGGCTGGGCCATGACCTCGACCCCCAGGACCGCGCTCCGAAGGACGCCTGTGGCGTCTTCGGCGTATGGGCGCCCGGGGAGGACGTCTCCAAACTCACCTACTACGGCCTCTACGCGTTGCAGCACCGTGGACAGGAGTCCGCGGGCATCGCGGTCAGCGAGGGCAGCCGCATCCTCGTCTACAAGGACATGGGCCTGGTGGCCCAGGTCTTCGACGAGTCGATCCTCGGCACCCTGCGCGGGCACCTGTCCATCGGGCACTGCCGTTACTCCACGACCGGATCGAGTGTCTGGGAGAACGCGCAGCCCACGCTGAGCTCGACCGACGGCGGCGGGCTCGCGCTCGCCCACAACGGCAACCTGATCAATACCGCTCAGCTCTCCGAACGGCTCGCGCCGGGCTCCACGCGCGCGACGACCGACACCGAGGTGCTCACCGCGCTGCTGGCGCAGGACTCCTCGCGTCCGGTCGAGGACGTGGCGGCCGAGTTGCTTCCCGAGATCAAGGGCGCATACTCGCTCGTCTGGATGAACGAGACGACGCTGTTCGCCGCCCGCGACCCGCAGGGCATCCGCCCGCTCGTGCTGGGGCGGCTGGAGCGCGGCTGGGTGGTCGCCTCCGAGACCGCGGCCCTCGACATCGTCGGTGCGTCGTTCATCCGTGAGATCGAGCCCGGCGAACTGCTCACCATCGACGAGCGCGGCGTCCGTTCGCGCCGCTTCGCACCGGCCGAGCCCAAGGGCTGCCTGTTCGAGTACGTCTACCTCGCCCGGCCCGACACCACGATCGCCGGGCGCGGCGTGCAGTCCACCCGGGTCGAGGTCGGCCGCGTGCTGGCCCGGGAGTACCCGGTGGAAGCCGACCTCGTCATCCCCACGCCCGAGTCCGGCACCCCCGCCGCCATCGGCTACGCCGAGCAGAGCGGCATCCCGTACGGCCAGGGCCTGGTGAAGAACTCCTACGTCGGCCGGACGTTCATCCAGCCGTCGCAGACGATCCGGCAGCTCGGCATCCGCCTCAAGCTCAACCCGTTGCGCGAGGTCATCGAGGGCAAGCGCCTGGTGGTCGTGGACGACTCGATCGTGCGCGGCAACACCCAGCGGGCCATCGTGAAGATGCTGCGCGAGGCCGGGGCGACCGAGGTCCACGTCCGGATCTCCTCGCCCCCGGTCGCCTGGCCGTGCTTCTACGGCATCGACTTCGCCACCCGCGCGGAGCTGATCGCCGGGTCGCTTTCGGTCGAGGAGATCCGCGCCTCGCTCGGCGCCGACTCGCTCGGGTACATCTCCCTCGACGGGCTCACCCGGGCGACGACGCTGCCGGCCGACCGGCTCTGCCGCGCCTGCTTCACCGGTGAGTACCCCATTCCCATCGAGGACGACAGGGTGGGCAAGTTCGTGCTGGAGGCCCAGCGATGA
- a CDS encoding DUF3073 domain-containing protein, whose product MGRGRAKAKQVKVARQLKYNSGGTDLERLRAELGVVDADDSGHSDEHDPYEELADRYADYGVVDDDDGEDDRRGRR is encoded by the coding sequence ATGGGGCGCGGCCGAGCCAAGGCCAAGCAGGTCAAGGTCGCCCGTCAGCTGAAGTACAACAGCGGCGGGACGGATCTTGAGCGCCTGCGCGCGGAGCTCGGAGTCGTGGACGCCGACGATTCCGGCCACAGTGACGAGCATGACCCTTACGAAGAGTTGGCTGATCGCTACGCCGATTACGGGGTCGTCGACGACGATGACGGCGAGGACGACCGCCGTGGGCGGCGTTGA
- a CDS encoding LacI family DNA-binding transcriptional regulator has protein sequence MSGPSMQTTARKDVGVDIPAGGLSDGFSPRPRPTIRNVAERAGVSKSLVSLVLRGSPHVSEHRREAVLQAARELGYRPNAVARSLVEGRTHLVGALVADLHNPFYAEFLDGLQESLHGDGLRLLIGSGRWDPAFEDEAVEAFLELRVDGLVLLGVAPSSDTLAEASAYTPTVVVGERDVELEGVDIVVDDDQLGARFAVDHLVELGHRRIAHIEGAPSSAARCRCEGYLVAMRRHALAPYIMVEHGDFSEEGGRRAALALLKREPRPTAIFAANDIVAMGVLTAASELGLRVPEDLSVVGYDNTHLASVTHISLTSVDQPRRAMGRSAAALLSDRITEPGKTARLRQVSPQLVVRRSTGPAPSGGQS, from the coding sequence ATGTCAGGACCGTCCATGCAGACCACTGCCCGGAAAGACGTCGGGGTCGATATCCCTGCCGGCGGACTGTCCGATGGGTTCAGCCCACGGCCCCGCCCAACCATTCGCAACGTGGCCGAGCGCGCAGGAGTTTCCAAGTCGCTCGTGTCTCTCGTGCTGCGGGGCTCCCCGCACGTGAGCGAGCACCGCAGGGAGGCCGTACTCCAGGCCGCCCGGGAGCTCGGCTACCGCCCCAACGCGGTCGCCCGCAGCCTGGTCGAGGGGCGGACCCACCTCGTGGGCGCGCTCGTGGCCGACCTGCACAACCCCTTCTACGCGGAGTTCCTCGACGGCCTGCAGGAGAGCCTGCACGGCGACGGGCTGCGGCTGCTCATCGGCAGCGGCCGCTGGGACCCGGCGTTCGAGGACGAGGCCGTCGAGGCCTTCCTGGAACTACGGGTGGACGGACTGGTCCTGCTCGGGGTCGCGCCGTCCAGCGACACGCTTGCCGAGGCGTCCGCCTACACGCCGACCGTGGTGGTGGGCGAACGCGACGTCGAACTCGAGGGCGTGGACATCGTCGTCGACGACGACCAGCTCGGCGCCCGCTTCGCCGTCGACCACCTCGTGGAGCTGGGGCACCGGCGCATCGCCCACATCGAGGGCGCGCCGTCGTCGGCCGCCCGGTGCCGCTGCGAGGGCTACCTGGTGGCCATGCGCCGCCACGCGCTCGCGCCGTACATCATGGTGGAGCACGGCGACTTCAGCGAGGAGGGCGGCCGGCGCGCGGCGCTGGCGCTGCTGAAGCGCGAGCCCCGGCCGACGGCGATCTTCGCGGCGAACGACATCGTCGCCATGGGCGTGCTGACCGCGGCGAGCGAGCTGGGACTGCGGGTGCCCGAGGACCTGTCGGTCGTCGGGTACGACAACACGCACCTCGCCTCCGTCACCCACATCTCGCTGACCAGCGTGGACCAGCCCCGGCGGGCCATGGGCCGCTCGGCGGCGGCGTTGCTGAGCGACCGCATCACCGAGCCGGGCAAGACCGCCCGTCTGCGGCAGGTGAGCCCGCAGCTCGTCGTACGGCGCAGCACCGGGCCGGCCCCAAGCGGTGGCCAAAGCTAG
- the purM gene encoding phosphoribosylformylglycinamidine cyclo-ligase, with translation MTSYADAGVDIEAGDRAVELMKSRVARSRRPEVVDDVSGFAGLFDASAFLRYRRPLLATSTDGVGTKVMLAQQLGKHDTIGIDLVGMVVDDLVVCGAEPLFMTDYIACGKVVPERIADIVGGVAEGCRLAGCALVGGETAEHPGAMGPDEYDLAGAGTGVVEADELLGPDRVAPGDVVLGLASSGVHSNGYSLVRHVIKTAGLGLEQELPELGRTLGEELLEPTRIYSLDCLALIRETEVHALAHITGGGLAANLARSLPGTVDALLDRDSWTPPAIFEVLAGRGGVPQEEMDKTFNLGVGMCAIVPAAEADRALALLTGRGLPAWVLGEIVPGEGRARFRR, from the coding sequence ATGACCAGCTACGCCGACGCCGGCGTCGACATCGAGGCGGGCGACCGCGCCGTCGAGCTGATGAAGTCGCGCGTGGCGCGGTCCCGGCGCCCGGAGGTCGTGGACGACGTCAGCGGCTTCGCCGGGCTCTTCGACGCCTCGGCGTTCCTGCGCTACCGCAGGCCGTTGCTGGCCACGTCCACCGACGGCGTGGGCACCAAGGTCATGCTGGCCCAGCAGCTCGGCAAGCACGACACGATCGGCATCGACCTCGTCGGCATGGTCGTCGACGACCTCGTGGTCTGCGGGGCCGAGCCGCTGTTCATGACCGACTACATCGCGTGCGGCAAGGTCGTGCCCGAGCGGATCGCCGACATCGTGGGCGGCGTGGCCGAGGGCTGCCGGCTCGCCGGATGCGCGCTCGTCGGCGGGGAGACCGCCGAGCACCCCGGGGCGATGGGCCCCGACGAGTACGACCTCGCGGGCGCGGGCACCGGGGTCGTCGAGGCCGACGAGCTGCTCGGTCCCGACCGGGTCGCGCCGGGGGACGTGGTGCTCGGGCTCGCCTCGAGCGGCGTCCACTCCAACGGATACTCGCTGGTCAGGCACGTGATCAAGACCGCCGGGCTGGGCCTGGAGCAGGAGCTGCCCGAGCTGGGCCGTACGCTCGGCGAGGAACTGCTCGAGCCCACCCGCATCTACTCGCTCGACTGCCTGGCGCTCATCCGAGAGACCGAGGTGCACGCCCTGGCCCACATCACCGGCGGCGGGCTGGCGGCCAACCTCGCCAGGTCACTGCCCGGCACGGTGGACGCCCTTCTCGACCGTGACTCCTGGACGCCGCCCGCGATCTTCGAGGTGCTGGCCGGGCGCGGCGGCGTGCCCCAGGAGGAGATGGACAAGACGTTCAACCTCGGCGTTGGCATGTGTGCGATCGTCCCGGCGGCGGAGGCCGACAGGGCACTCGCGCTGCTCACCGGGCGCGGCCTGCCCGCCTGGGTGCTGGGCGAGATCGTCCCCGGGGAGGGGCGAGCCCGTTTCCGCCGGTGA
- a CDS encoding sterol carrier family protein, with the protein MPVRRLDPGKIREALDAQLADLGRPPFDGPESAAGNACVLAVLDAYENGRTPVRTAARAAVRHLLDELAARAPGRSVEVRVPPYAAVQCVEGPRHTRGTPPNVIETDPRTWLELATGRLSWAGATDAGKISASGSRADLSALLPLW; encoded by the coding sequence GTGCCGGTACGCAGACTCGACCCGGGGAAGATCAGAGAGGCGCTCGACGCGCAGCTCGCCGATCTCGGACGGCCGCCGTTCGACGGCCCCGAGAGCGCGGCGGGCAACGCGTGCGTGCTGGCCGTGCTCGACGCCTACGAGAACGGGCGCACGCCGGTCAGGACCGCCGCCCGCGCCGCCGTACGGCACCTGCTGGACGAGCTGGCCGCGCGGGCGCCGGGCCGCTCGGTCGAGGTGCGGGTCCCGCCGTACGCCGCGGTGCAGTGCGTCGAAGGGCCCCGGCACACCCGGGGCACCCCGCCCAACGTCATCGAGACCGACCCCCGCACCTGGCTCGAACTGGCCACGGGCCGGCTGTCCTGGGCCGGCGCCACCGACGCCGGGAAGATCTCGGCCAGCGGATCCCGGGCCGATCTGTCCGCGCTGCTGCCGCTCTGGTGA